The proteins below are encoded in one region of Sphingobium yanoikuyae:
- the mgtE gene encoding magnesium transporter: MTERGDLAEPRPHEELADESLISAGMEQAESSLDEDDRLKPEFLSAVLDAVDEGDIDHARELVSPLHPADIADLLELTPAEQRGEVAAALGDLVGAEVLSELNDYVRDDLIGALAPEQVAEFASELDTDDAVAIIEDMEEADQQAVLEAMEPEDRAAIESALSYPEESAGRMMQRDLVAVPEHMTVGQVIDYLRDNGDLTRDFWEIFVVDEGHKPIGTCQLSWVLTCPRGIAMADLMKREQTLIPVDMDQEEVALRFQKYALISAAVIDGSGRLVGMITVDDIVHIISEEAGEDILRLSGAGEGDINEPVMDSYRARVRWLLTNLLTALVASTIIGIFENTIEKMVALATLMPIVAGVGGNAGSQTMAVTVRALATNQITGSNARRTILREIRVALLNGCTVALVLGLGVGLVFHNVALGGVIAAAMMTNIVTAGLAGAAVPLAFDRMNLDPAVASSIFVTMITDSMGFFAFLGLATAAGLTG, translated from the coding sequence ATGACCGAACGTGGCGATTTGGCCGAGCCGCGGCCGCACGAGGAACTTGCTGACGAGAGTCTGATCTCGGCCGGTATGGAGCAGGCCGAGTCGAGCCTGGACGAGGATGACCGGCTGAAGCCCGAATTCCTGTCCGCCGTGCTGGATGCGGTGGACGAAGGCGATATCGACCATGCACGCGAGCTGGTCTCGCCGCTGCACCCCGCCGACATTGCCGACCTTCTGGAACTGACGCCCGCCGAGCAGCGTGGCGAAGTGGCCGCCGCACTGGGCGATCTGGTCGGCGCGGAGGTTCTGTCCGAACTCAATGATTATGTGCGCGACGACCTGATCGGCGCGCTGGCGCCCGAACAGGTCGCCGAATTCGCCTCCGAACTCGATACCGACGACGCCGTCGCGATCATCGAGGACATGGAGGAGGCCGACCAGCAGGCGGTGCTGGAGGCGATGGAGCCGGAAGATCGCGCCGCGATCGAGTCCGCGCTGTCCTATCCCGAAGAATCCGCCGGCCGCATGATGCAGCGCGACCTGGTCGCGGTGCCCGAGCATATGACGGTCGGCCAGGTGATCGACTATCTGCGCGACAATGGCGACCTGACCCGTGATTTCTGGGAAATCTTCGTCGTCGATGAAGGGCATAAGCCGATCGGCACCTGTCAGCTGAGCTGGGTGCTGACCTGTCCGCGCGGCATCGCCATGGCCGACCTGATGAAGCGCGAGCAGACGCTGATCCCGGTCGACATGGACCAGGAAGAAGTGGCGCTGCGCTTCCAGAAATATGCGCTGATTTCCGCCGCAGTGATCGATGGCAGCGGCCGGCTGGTCGGCATGATCACGGTCGACGACATCGTCCACATCATTTCCGAGGAAGCGGGCGAGGATATTCTCCGCCTGTCGGGTGCGGGCGAAGGCGACATCAACGAGCCGGTGATGGACAGCTATCGCGCGCGCGTGCGCTGGCTGCTGACCAATTTGCTGACCGCGCTGGTGGCGTCCACCATCATCGGCATTTTCGAGAATACGATCGAGAAGATGGTGGCGCTTGCGACGCTGATGCCGATCGTCGCGGGCGTGGGCGGCAATGCCGGCAGCCAGACCATGGCGGTGACGGTGCGCGCGCTCGCCACCAACCAGATTACCGGGTCGAACGCCCGCCGCACCATATTGCGCGAAATTCGCGTGGCGTTGCTCAACGGCTGCACCGTGGCGCTGGTGCTGGGGCTGGGCGTGGGGCTGGTGTTCCACAATGTCGCGCTGGGCGGCGTGATAGCCGCGGCGATGATGACCAATATCGTGACGGCCGGGCTGGCGGGCGCGGCGGTGCCGCTGGCGTTCGACCGGATGAACCTCGACCCGGCGGTGGCATCCTCCATCTTCGTCACCATGATCACGGATTCGATGGGCTTCTTCGCTTTTCTGGGGCTGGCGACGGCGGCGGGATTGACCGGCTGA
- a CDS encoding peptidylprolyl isomerase has protein sequence MADETLTLSLDSGGDVVIKLRPDLAPGHVERITTLAKDGFYDGVVFHRVIPGFMAQGGDPTGTGMGGSKLPDIKAEFSREPHVRGVCSMARAMNPNSANSQFFICFDDATFLDGQYTVWGEVTSGMEHVDALPKGEPPKTPGKIVKATVA, from the coding sequence ATGGCCGACGAAACCCTTACCCTTTCCCTCGACAGCGGCGGCGACGTCGTGATCAAGCTGCGCCCGGACCTGGCGCCCGGCCATGTCGAACGCATCACCACCCTTGCCAAGGACGGCTTCTATGACGGCGTGGTCTTCCACCGCGTCATCCCCGGCTTCATGGCGCAGGGCGGCGATCCGACCGGCACCGGCATGGGCGGTTCCAAGCTGCCCGACATCAAGGCCGAATTCAGCCGCGAGCCGCATGTCCGCGGCGTGTGTTCGATGGCCCGCGCGATGAACCCGAACAGCGCCAACAGCCAGTTCTTCATCTGCTTCGACGACGCCACCTTCCTCGACGGCCAATATACCGTCTGGGGCGAAGTCACCTCGGGCATGGAACATGTCGACGCGCTGCCCAAGGGTGAGCCGCCCAAGACTCCGGGCAAGATCGTCAAGGCGACCGTCGCCTAA
- a CDS encoding peptidase → MTRTGSRFLAALGLVSAMALGGCAYDDGYGYGGVSVGTGYYGGGGYYGDGYYGPYGYAPGGYGGWYNDYYYPGRGYYVYDRAGARHRWNDSQRRYWEARRKDRPGNGRPGDGRPGYGRPGDGRPGDGRPGWDRPGDGRPDGNRPGDGRPGGRPGWNGGDGRPNDGNWSRPRPPRGNDTPGRGRPGASGGDQRYVPQPGQRPPQASRPPRDMGGSARPAPRMRSDAGTRGGGREPVRTRPQ, encoded by the coding sequence ATGACGCGGACCGGATCACGATTCCTGGCTGCGCTTGGTCTCGTGAGCGCGATGGCCCTGGGGGGCTGCGCCTATGATGACGGCTATGGTTATGGCGGCGTGAGCGTCGGCACCGGCTATTATGGCGGTGGCGGCTATTATGGCGACGGCTATTATGGCCCTTATGGCTATGCGCCGGGCGGCTATGGCGGCTGGTACAATGACTATTATTATCCGGGACGCGGCTATTATGTCTATGACCGCGCCGGTGCGCGGCATCGCTGGAATGACAGCCAGCGCCGCTACTGGGAAGCGCGTCGCAAGGACCGGCCGGGCAATGGTCGGCCCGGTGACGGCAGGCCCGGTTATGGGCGACCCGGTGATGGACGTCCGGGGGATGGTCGGCCGGGCTGGGACCGTCCGGGTGACGGGCGCCCCGATGGCAATCGACCGGGCGACGGGCGTCCTGGCGGTCGCCCCGGCTGGAATGGCGGTGATGGTCGGCCCAATGACGGCAATTGGAGCCGTCCGCGCCCGCCGCGCGGCAATGACACGCCCGGCCGCGGGCGTCCCGGCGCCAGCGGCGGCGACCAGCGCTATGTGCCACAGCCCGGCCAGCGCCCGCCCCAGGCGAGCCGCCCGCCGCGCGACATGGGCGGCAGCGCCCGTCCGGCGCCGCGCATGCGGTCGGACGCCGGGACAAGGGGCGGCGGCCGCGAACCGGTTCGGACCCGGCCCCAATAA
- a CDS encoding outer membrane protein, with protein MKTLLFTAVAAATLLPAAAMAQEDSSSTRRIEPYVGVMAGVHNYDSETSKEGIPPVGYKGRMVEGVAGVNYNVAGPLVLGVEGTVSKGVSGDIDWEYGAAGRVGVKAGKDSMFFGKVGYQWTNFDALGKDSRDYHGMTYGAGLELSPADLGSSAERSNVRLRVQADTTGNFHSIRPMAGVVVKY; from the coding sequence ATGAAGACACTGCTTTTCACGGCAGTTGCTGCCGCCACCCTGTTGCCTGCCGCCGCGATGGCGCAGGAAGACAGCAGCTCCACCCGCCGCATCGAACCCTATGTCGGCGTGATGGCGGGCGTGCATAATTATGACAGCGAGACCAGCAAGGAGGGCATTCCTCCCGTCGGCTACAAGGGCCGCATGGTCGAAGGCGTCGCGGGCGTGAACTATAATGTTGCCGGCCCGCTCGTGCTCGGCGTCGAAGGCACCGTGTCCAAGGGCGTCAGCGGCGACATCGACTGGGAATATGGCGCGGCCGGCCGCGTCGGCGTGAAGGCCGGCAAGGACAGCATGTTCTTCGGCAAGGTCGGCTATCAGTGGACCAATTTCGACGCGCTGGGCAAGGATAGCCGCGACTATCATGGCATGACCTATGGCGCGGGACTCGAACTGTCGCCCGCCGACCTTGGCAGCTCGGCCGAGCGCAGCAATGTCCGCCTGCGCGTCCAGGCCGACACGACCGGCAATTTCCATTCGATCCGCCCGATGGCCGGCGTCGTCGTCAAATATTGA
- a CDS encoding bifunctional helix-turn-helix transcriptional regulator/GNAT family N-acetyltransferase, translating to MEQAIATIRTFNRFFTRHVGAIDARFLDSDANLPEARLLFEIARLEPVLASTLQAELDLDRGYLSRMISRFEKKDWIVRDQEAADARARPIRLTTAGRAAFDQIDSRQRAVVAQDLDRLDSVEQQDLLQALTRARLLLDPASGGPFTIRPFRTGEVSQVVTRQSILYAASHGWGRPLETLEAETVAAFLRDFKPDREQCWIAEIDGVMAGAIFLTDEGDGLARLRLLHVEPFARRRGIGDALVATCLQFARDKRYRAVTLWTHKILEPARRIYARHGFVCVSSDVHTVFGDPIEGETWRVALLP from the coding sequence ATGGAACAGGCCATTGCAACCATCCGCACCTTCAACCGCTTCTTCACCCGCCATGTGGGGGCGATCGACGCGCGCTTCCTCGACAGCGACGCCAACCTGCCCGAGGCGCGGCTGCTGTTCGAGATTGCCCGGCTGGAACCGGTGCTGGCCAGCACGCTCCAGGCCGAACTGGACCTGGATCGCGGCTATTTGAGCCGCATGATCTCGCGCTTCGAGAAGAAGGACTGGATCGTCCGCGACCAGGAAGCGGCCGACGCCCGCGCCCGGCCGATCCGCCTGACCACCGCCGGCCGCGCCGCCTTCGACCAGATCGACAGCCGCCAGCGCGCCGTCGTCGCCCAGGATCTGGACCGGCTCGACAGCGTCGAGCAGCAGGATCTGCTCCAGGCGCTCACCCGCGCGCGGCTGTTGCTCGATCCCGCCAGCGGCGGCCCCTTCACCATTCGCCCCTTCCGCACCGGCGAGGTCAGCCAGGTCGTCACCCGCCAGTCGATCCTCTACGCCGCCAGCCATGGCTGGGGCCGGCCGCTCGAAACGCTGGAGGCCGAAACCGTCGCCGCCTTTCTGCGCGACTTCAAGCCGGACCGCGAACAATGCTGGATCGCGGAGATCGACGGCGTGATGGCCGGCGCGATATTCCTGACCGACGAGGGCGACGGCCTCGCCCGGCTGCGCCTGCTCCATGTCGAGCCCTTTGCCCGGCGGCGCGGCATCGGCGACGCGCTGGTCGCCACCTGCCTGCAATTCGCTCGTGACAAACGCTATCGCGCCGTCACCCTCTGGACGCACAAGATATTGGAACCCGCCCGCCGCATCTATGCCCGGCATGGCTTCGTCTGCGTGTCGAGCGACGTCCACACCGTCTTCGGCGACCCGATCGAGGGCGAGACCTGGCGCGTCGCCCTCCTCCCCTAA
- the ppc gene encoding phosphoenolpyruvate carboxylase, whose amino-acid sequence MESINPAQSAPAITQNPDIRYLGRLLGDVIRAYGGEKLYKQTEYIRSASVDRARGLQGADLTDTGLDALNLDDTLNFTRGFMLFSMLANLAEDRQGVAAEPGADVASAVAKLESHGIGKDAVLELLSHSLIVPVLTAHPTEVRRKSMIDHKNRIADLMQLKDAGRTETDDGENLDEAIFRQIALLWQTRPLRREKLFVQDEIDNVLTYFRDIFLPTLPALYGRWERVLGARPHSFLRVGNWIGGDRDGNPFVQAPQLRSALGRGCEAALAYYMESIHALGAELSVSTELAHVPEAVLALAEASGDASPSRQDEPYRRAISGIYARLATTYVHLVGKAPPRPSALKGEPYAAPGDFRRDLVTVAQGLASEGDGALSTGGALGRLIRAVETFGFHLATLDMRQNSDVHQRVVAELLKVAGVEADYAGLDEFARIALLRRELATNRPLGTRFSEYSEETASELAIVHAAAEAHRTYGPQCITHYIISKAESVSDMLEVNILLKEAGLWRAPENGDPAKAAIMSIPLFETIGDLEAAPKIMTAYFGLPEIAGVVQARGHQEVMIGYSDSNKDGGYITSTWSLYKASQALEPVFAEAGAAMQLFHGRGGAVGRGGGSAFKAIQAQPRGSVQGRIRITEQGEVIAAKFGTRDVAMTNLEAMTSATLLASLEPEGVSAKDAARFAAAMDELSKNAFTAYRDLVYGTEGFKEFFRQLTPIQEISGLKIGSRPASRTKSTAIEDLRAIPWVFSWAQARVMLPGWYGFGHAIAAFEDKALLADMAQHWSFLQSALANLEMVLAKSDLGIAARYLPLVEDQAKAETLFGRIREGWSLTHDGLLAATGQSRLLERSPTTETSIRLRLPYIEPLNLLQVELLKRYRAGEDDARIKEGIELSINAIATALRNSG is encoded by the coding sequence ATGGAGAGCATAAACCCCGCCCAATCCGCGCCTGCGATCACGCAGAATCCCGACATCCGTTATCTGGGACGCCTGCTGGGCGATGTCATTCGGGCCTATGGCGGGGAGAAACTCTACAAGCAGACCGAATATATCCGCTCCGCCTCGGTCGATCGCGCGCGCGGGCTGCAGGGCGCCGACCTGACCGACACGGGCCTCGATGCCCTCAATCTCGACGACACGCTCAACTTCACCCGCGGCTTCATGCTGTTCTCGATGCTCGCCAATCTGGCCGAGGATCGGCAGGGCGTGGCGGCGGAACCGGGCGCCGATGTCGCGTCGGCGGTGGCCAAGCTCGAATCGCATGGCATCGGCAAGGATGCGGTGCTGGAATTGCTGTCGCACAGCCTGATCGTGCCGGTGCTGACCGCCCACCCGACCGAGGTGCGGCGCAAGAGCATGATCGATCACAAGAATCGCATCGCCGACCTGATGCAGCTCAAGGATGCCGGGCGGACCGAGACGGATGACGGCGAGAATCTGGACGAGGCGATCTTCCGCCAGATCGCGCTGTTGTGGCAGACGCGGCCGCTGCGCCGCGAAAAATTGTTCGTGCAGGACGAGATCGACAATGTCCTGACCTATTTCCGCGACATCTTCCTGCCGACGCTGCCGGCGCTCTATGGCCGGTGGGAACGGGTGCTGGGCGCGCGGCCGCACAGCTTCCTTCGGGTCGGCAACTGGATCGGCGGCGACCGTGACGGCAACCCGTTCGTCCAGGCGCCGCAGCTGCGATCGGCGCTGGGCCGCGGCTGCGAGGCGGCGCTGGCCTATTATATGGAATCGATCCATGCGCTGGGCGCGGAATTGTCGGTCTCGACCGAACTCGCCCATGTGCCCGAAGCGGTGCTGGCGCTGGCGGAGGCGAGCGGCGACGCATCGCCCAGCCGCCAGGACGAGCCCTATCGCCGCGCCATTTCGGGCATTTATGCGCGACTGGCGACCACCTATGTCCATCTGGTCGGCAAGGCGCCGCCGCGCCCGTCGGCACTGAAGGGCGAGCCTTACGCCGCGCCGGGCGATTTCCGCCGCGACCTCGTCACCGTGGCGCAGGGGCTGGCGAGCGAGGGTGATGGCGCGCTGTCGACCGGCGGCGCGCTCGGCCGGCTGATCCGCGCGGTCGAAACCTTCGGCTTCCATCTCGCCACGCTCGACATGCGGCAGAATAGCGACGTGCATCAGCGCGTGGTCGCCGAACTGCTGAAGGTGGCCGGGGTCGAGGCGGATTATGCTGGGCTGGACGAATTTGCCCGCATCGCCCTGCTGCGCAGGGAACTGGCGACGAACCGGCCGCTCGGCACGCGCTTTTCGGAATATTCCGAGGAAACGGCGTCGGAACTGGCGATCGTCCATGCCGCCGCCGAGGCGCACCGCACCTATGGGCCGCAGTGCATCACCCATTATATCATTTCCAAGGCCGAAAGCGTGTCAGACATGCTGGAGGTCAACATCCTGCTGAAGGAAGCGGGCCTGTGGCGCGCCCCGGAAAATGGTGACCCGGCCAAGGCGGCGATCATGTCGATCCCGCTGTTCGAGACGATCGGCGACCTTGAGGCCGCGCCCAAGATCATGACCGCCTATTTCGGCCTGCCCGAAATTGCCGGGGTGGTGCAGGCGCGCGGCCATCAGGAAGTGATGATCGGCTATTCCGACAGCAACAAGGATGGCGGCTACATCACCTCGACCTGGAGCCTCTACAAAGCGAGCCAGGCGCTGGAGCCGGTCTTTGCCGAGGCCGGGGCGGCGATGCAGCTGTTCCATGGTCGCGGCGGCGCGGTCGGGCGCGGTGGCGGCTCCGCCTTCAAGGCGATCCAGGCGCAGCCGCGCGGCAGCGTGCAGGGGCGCATCCGCATCACCGAACAGGGCGAGGTGATCGCGGCCAAGTTCGGCACGCGCGACGTGGCGATGACCAATCTGGAGGCGATGACCAGCGCGACCCTGCTTGCCAGCCTGGAACCCGAAGGCGTGTCGGCGAAGGATGCCGCCCGCTTTGCCGCGGCGATGGACGAGCTGTCGAAGAATGCCTTCACCGCCTATCGCGACCTGGTTTACGGCACCGAGGGGTTCAAGGAATTCTTCCGCCAGCTCACCCCGATCCAGGAAATCTCCGGCCTCAAGATCGGGTCGCGTCCGGCGAGCCGGACCAAGAGCACCGCGATCGAGGATCTGCGCGCCATTCCCTGGGTGTTCAGCTGGGCACAGGCGCGGGTGATGCTGCCGGGCTGGTATGGTTTCGGCCATGCGATCGCCGCGTTCGAGGACAAGGCGCTGCTGGCGGACATGGCGCAGCATTGGTCCTTCCTGCAGTCGGCGCTGGCCAATCTGGAGATGGTGCTGGCGAAGTCGGACCTGGGCATTGCGGCGCGATATCTGCCGCTGGTCGAGGACCAGGCCAAGGCGGAAACGCTGTTCGGGCGTATCCGCGAAGGCTGGTCGCTGACCCATGACGGGCTGCTGGCGGCCACCGGCCAGTCGCGCCTGCTGGAACGGAGCCCGACGACCGAGACGTCGATCCGGCTGCGGCTTCCCTATATCGAGCCGCTCAATCTGCTGCAGGTCGAACTGCTCAAGCGCTATCGCGCCGGCGAGGATGATGCCCGGATCAAGGAAGGCATCGAACTGTCGATCAACGCGATCGCGACCGCGCTGCGCAACAGCGGCTGA
- a CDS encoding ATP-binding protein, whose product MTASISIGNDGTGNPVLVDVEELLATRLLVQGNSGSGKSHLLRRLLEESAPMVQQVVIDPEGDFVTLADEYGHVVIDAGDYNEREIVKMAARIREHRASVVLSLESLELEAQMRCAATFLSTLFDAPRDHWYPALVVVDEAQMFAPVAAGDVSDEARRLSLAAMTNLMCRGRKRGLAGVIATQRLAKLAKNVAAEASNFLMGRTFLDIDMTRAADLLGMERRQAEQIRDLERGRFLGLGPAIARRPVAVKIGAVKTGTRGGTHKLMPPPITTGEDFQELLFARVEEESMPPPPPRAEPPARPAEEIMRQLADVPSAKPAAPELDFGENEPIVIAVLDEIVADLGEAVPSVAALFQDFGVRCRMKGLRKPPLDLPAFRKRFAMALAGMSDSADPRWEEPIRAADPVPEDMLAPFLLIARAAMEGEPCPEDTVLARAYGTSSPGRVRRLIEYMEKLGVIVARTDFGGRRSIGIPALGLSTAAAE is encoded by the coding sequence GTGACCGCCAGCATCAGCATAGGAAATGACGGCACGGGCAATCCCGTGCTGGTCGATGTCGAGGAACTGCTTGCCACCCGTCTGCTCGTCCAGGGCAATTCCGGGTCCGGCAAGTCGCATCTTCTGCGCCGCCTGCTGGAGGAAAGCGCACCGATGGTGCAGCAGGTGGTGATCGACCCGGAAGGCGATTTCGTCACCCTGGCCGACGAATATGGCCATGTCGTCATCGACGCCGGCGACTATAATGAGCGCGAGATCGTCAAGATGGCAGCCCGCATCCGCGAACATCGCGCGTCGGTGGTGCTGAGCCTCGAGTCGCTGGAGCTGGAAGCGCAGATGCGCTGCGCCGCAACCTTCCTGTCGACCCTGTTCGATGCGCCGCGCGACCATTGGTATCCCGCTTTGGTGGTGGTGGACGAGGCGCAGATGTTCGCCCCGGTCGCCGCCGGCGATGTATCGGACGAGGCCCGACGCCTGTCGCTCGCCGCCATGACCAACCTGATGTGTCGTGGCCGCAAGCGTGGCCTGGCCGGCGTCATCGCCACCCAGCGCCTCGCCAAGCTGGCCAAGAATGTCGCGGCCGAGGCGTCCAACTTCCTGATGGGCCGCACCTTCCTGGACATCGACATGACCCGCGCCGCCGACCTGCTGGGCATGGAACGGCGCCAGGCGGAGCAGATCCGCGATCTGGAGCGTGGTCGTTTCCTGGGGCTTGGCCCGGCGATCGCGCGCCGCCCGGTGGCGGTGAAGATCGGTGCGGTAAAGACCGGCACGCGCGGCGGCACCCACAAGCTGATGCCGCCGCCGATCACCACCGGCGAGGATTTTCAGGAATTGCTGTTCGCGCGGGTCGAGGAAGAATCGATGCCGCCGCCCCCGCCCCGCGCCGAACCGCCGGCACGCCCGGCCGAGGAGATCATGCGCCAGCTCGCCGATGTGCCATCGGCGAAGCCCGCCGCGCCGGAACTGGATTTCGGCGAGAATGAGCCGATCGTGATCGCCGTCCTGGACGAGATCGTCGCGGACCTGGGCGAAGCCGTCCCCAGCGTCGCCGCCCTGTTCCAGGATTTCGGCGTCCGCTGCCGGATGAAGGGGCTGCGCAAGCCGCCGCTCGACCTGCCCGCCTTCCGCAAGCGCTTCGCCATGGCGCTCGCCGGCATGAGCGATTCGGCTGACCCGCGCTGGGAAGAACCGATCCGCGCCGCCGATCCGGTGCCGGAAGATATGCTGGCCCCCTTCCTGCTGATCGCCCGCGCGGCGATGGAGGGCGAGCCCTGCCCCGAGGATACGGTGCTGGCCCGCGCCTATGGCACCAGTTCGCCCGGCCGCGTGCGCCGGCTGATCGAATATATGGAGAAGCTGGGCGTGATCGTGGCACGCACCGATTTCGGTGGCCGCCGCTCGATCGGCATCCCCGCGCTTGGCCTCAGCACGGCCGCGGCCGAATGA
- a CDS encoding low molecular weight protein-tyrosine-phosphatase, which yields MTQASVLFVCLGNICRSPLAEAALRAEAERAGLDIVVDSAGTGDWHVGDAPDPRAQAVARRHGIDISGYRGRQAKPADFHRFTHIFALDSHNLANLRRIRPADGTASLSLLMDLVPGREGSGVTDPYYGNDAGFDITWDDVTRAARAIVVRLRTNP from the coding sequence ATGACGCAGGCGTCGGTCCTGTTCGTCTGCCTCGGCAATATCTGTCGCTCCCCGCTGGCCGAAGCCGCGCTGCGGGCAGAGGCCGAACGGGCGGGTCTTGATATTGTCGTGGATTCGGCCGGCACCGGCGACTGGCATGTCGGCGATGCGCCCGATCCACGCGCGCAGGCGGTGGCGCGGCGCCATGGCATCGACATCAGTGGCTATCGCGGGCGGCAGGCGAAGCCGGCGGATTTCCACCGCTTCACCCATATCTTCGCGCTCGACAGCCACAATCTCGCCAATCTGCGCCGCATCCGCCCCGCCGACGGCACCGCCAGCCTGTCGCTGCTGATGGATCTGGTGCCGGGACGCGAGGGCAGCGGGGTCACCGACCCCTATTATGGCAATGATGCCGGCTTCGACATCACCTGGGACGATGTCACCCGCGCCGCCAGGGCGATCGTGGTCCGGTTGCGCACGAATCCCTAA
- a CDS encoding OsmC family protein encodes MAQGSAHIGKDRYRTEIVVGGHAITADEPLALGGANLGPAPYDLLLAALGACTAITLRMYAEKKGWPLESLDVALRLSGKEEKRIDRTLTIVGLDAEQRARLADVAERTPVTLTLKQGLPIATTLG; translated from the coding sequence ATGGCCCAGGGTAGCGCCCATATCGGCAAGGACCGGTATCGCACGGAGATCGTCGTCGGCGGTCATGCCATCACCGCCGACGAGCCGCTGGCGCTGGGCGGTGCCAATCTCGGCCCGGCCCCCTATGACCTGCTGCTGGCGGCGCTGGGTGCCTGCACCGCGATCACGCTGCGCATGTATGCGGAAAAGAAGGGCTGGCCGCTTGAATCGCTCGACGTCGCGTTGCGCCTGTCGGGCAAGGAGGAAAAGCGGATCGACCGGACGCTGACGATCGTCGGGCTGGACGCGGAACAGCGGGCGCGGCTGGCCGATGTCGCCGAGCGGACCCCGGTCACATTGACCTTGAAACAGGGCCTGCCGATCGCGACGACGCTCGGCTAA
- a CDS encoding pirin family protein has protein sequence MSIRTSEVDGVDLVILPPVRDLGDGFSVRRALPSAHRRMVGPFIFFDQMGEATFNSGEGLDVRPHPHIGLATVTYLLEGEILHRDSVGSVQSIRPGEVNWMTAGSGIVHSERTSGENRAKGGKLFGLQTWVALPTQAEEVDPGFAHHKADEIPTIEDAGTRLTLIAGSSDGLVSPVKTFSDMVYADIVLQDGARYQLKAEHVERAIYVVQGEVEVIGQTGGFATGELVVFKPGAEIILRARGATRLMLMGGEPLPEKRHIFWNFVSSSPDRIEQAKADWQAQRFAPVPDEHEFIPLPA, from the coding sequence ATGTCCATCCGCACTTCAGAGGTCGACGGCGTCGATCTGGTCATCCTGCCCCCGGTCCGCGATCTGGGCGATGGCTTCTCGGTCCGCCGCGCGCTGCCGTCCGCGCATCGCCGCATGGTCGGCCCCTTCATCTTCTTCGACCAGATGGGCGAGGCGACCTTCAACAGCGGCGAGGGGCTGGACGTGCGCCCGCACCCACATATTGGCCTCGCCACCGTTACCTATCTGCTGGAGGGTGAAATCCTGCACCGCGACAGCGTCGGATCGGTCCAGTCGATCCGCCCCGGCGAGGTCAACTGGATGACTGCGGGCAGCGGCATCGTCCATAGCGAGCGCACCAGCGGGGAGAATCGCGCCAAGGGCGGCAAGCTGTTCGGTCTGCAGACCTGGGTTGCGCTGCCGACGCAGGCGGAGGAAGTCGATCCGGGTTTCGCCCATCACAAGGCCGACGAAATCCCCACGATCGAGGATGCGGGCACGCGCCTGACGCTGATCGCCGGCAGTTCCGACGGGCTGGTGTCGCCGGTGAAGACCTTCTCCGACATGGTCTATGCCGATATCGTGCTGCAGGACGGCGCCCGCTATCAGCTCAAGGCCGAACATGTCGAACGCGCCATCTATGTGGTGCAGGGTGAGGTCGAGGTGATCGGCCAGACCGGTGGCTTCGCGACCGGCGAACTGGTGGTGTTCAAGCCCGGCGCGGAGATCATCCTGCGCGCCAGGGGCGCGACCCGGCTGATGCTGATGGGCGGCGAGCCGCTGCCCGAGAAGCGCCATATCTTCTGGAATTTCGTCTCTTCCTCGCCCGATCGGATCGAGCAGGCCAAGGCCGACTGGCAGGCCCAGCGCTTCGCCCCGGTGCCCGACGAGCATGAATTCATCCCCCTCCCGGCATAA
- a CDS encoding pirin family protein: MIELRPFDSLGGANHGWLDAKHHFSFAGYHDPARVHWGNLRVWNDDTIAPGTGFPPHPHRDMEIITYVREGAITHQDNLGNKGRTEAGDVQVMSAGTGITHSEYNREDVTTQIFQIWIIPTRDGEAPSWGSRPFPKGERSGQFVTLASGYGNDNDALPIRTDARVVAATLKAGESAEYPIGKDRKAYLVPATGAIQIDDVRANARDGVAIQDLDVIRVTAIEDSEIVLVDAA; the protein is encoded by the coding sequence ATGATCGAACTTCGTCCTTTCGACAGCCTGGGTGGTGCCAATCATGGCTGGCTGGATGCCAAGCATCATTTTTCGTTCGCCGGCTATCATGATCCCGCCCGCGTCCATTGGGGCAATCTGCGCGTCTGGAATGACGACACGATCGCGCCGGGCACCGGCTTCCCGCCGCACCCGCACCGCGACATGGAAATCATCACCTATGTTCGCGAAGGCGCGATCACCCATCAGGACAATCTGGGCAACAAGGGCCGGACCGAGGCGGGCGATGTGCAGGTCATGTCGGCCGGCACCGGCATCACCCATTCGGAATATAATCGCGAGGATGTGACGACGCAGATCTTCCAGATCTGGATCATCCCGACCCGCGACGGCGAAGCGCCCAGCTGGGGCTCGCGTCCCTTCCCCAAGGGCGAGCGCAGCGGTCAGTTCGTGACGCTGGCGTCGGGTTACGGGAATGATAATGACGCGCTGCCGATCCGCACCGATGCGCGGGTTGTCGCCGCGACGCTGAAGGCCGGCGAGAGTGCCGAATATCCGATCGGCAAGGATCGCAAGGCCTATCTGGTCCCGGCGACCGGCGCGATCCAGATCGACGATGTGCGGGCCAATGCCCGTGACGGCGTGGCGATCCAGGATCTGGATGTCATCCGCGTGACGGCGATCGAGGATAGCGAGATCGTGCTGGTCGACGCGGCCTGA